One genomic segment of Saprospiraceae bacterium includes these proteins:
- the polA gene encoding DNA polymerase I yields the protein MKKLFLLDGHALVYRAHYAFITRPLINSKGLNTSAINGFTRTLWDIISREKPTHLAVAFDLSGPTFRHKEFPEYKANREAQPEDITNAFPYIEELIKAFNIPIVTVEAYEADDVIGTLAKQASKEGFEVYMVTPDKDYGQLVEDHVFMYKPSRQGNGVDILGPKEITESWGIRRVDQVIDMLGLMGDAVDNIPGIPGVGEKTAAKLLEEFDTIENLLLNKDKVAGKLKDKIIEHEHLALLSKKLATIDIHAPIRFDEKMYRVEGFDKARLMELFKLLEFRSLADTILGAAFKPTQSTLFAEEVAQESSASQTETKAYKIGEHDIHSTPHTYHLVQSDAEIRNLLKSLSDAALISFDTETTGIDANQAELVGMSFCIKAGEAYYVPVPAEQSEARKCVKQFKDLLEDTTKKFIGQNIKYDMLMMKWYEVHLPVPEFDTMIAHYLIEPDQRHKLDYLAESYLNYKMVAIEELIGKKGAQQGSMRDVELEKIKEYAAEDADMTLQLLPVLKEEIQKNELESVLRKIELPLVKVLCDLEHAGVRIDGDFLNDYSKVLEKQIYAAEQLIYQKAGVRFNIASPKQVGEVLFDKLKIPYKWKKTSTNQYSTDEEKLSELAEENEVVYDILEFRKLSKLKSTYVDALPLMINPKTGRVHSSFNQARAATGRLASENPNLQNIPIKDEAGREIRKAFIPRDADHVLISADYSQIELRLIAEIANEEMMLDAFIKEQDIHRATAAKVYNVDYDQVTADQRRNAKTVNFSILYGAGSTNISRQLNISRTDAKDLIDQYFKTYSGLKSYMANVVENARTHGYVATMLGRKRVLRDINSKNALARTNAERVAINTPIQGTAADMIKLAMIHIHDRLRIENLESKMILQVHDELVFDVPKSELEKMQQIIQYEMKHAIPELKVPIEVGIGFGNNWLEAH from the coding sequence ATGAAAAAACTATTCCTGCTGGATGGCCATGCCCTCGTTTACCGGGCGCATTATGCCTTTATAACGAGGCCTTTGATCAATTCCAAGGGATTGAATACTTCCGCCATCAACGGATTTACGAGAACGCTTTGGGATATCATCAGTCGCGAAAAACCAACGCATCTGGCAGTAGCTTTTGACTTGTCCGGACCGACTTTCCGGCATAAAGAATTTCCCGAATACAAAGCAAACAGGGAAGCGCAACCGGAAGATATTACCAATGCATTTCCCTATATCGAAGAGCTCATCAAAGCATTTAACATACCGATCGTCACCGTCGAAGCCTACGAAGCAGATGATGTGATTGGAACACTGGCCAAGCAGGCTTCCAAAGAAGGCTTTGAAGTGTATATGGTCACACCGGATAAGGATTACGGTCAGCTGGTAGAAGATCATGTTTTTATGTACAAACCTTCCAGACAAGGCAATGGAGTCGATATTCTGGGCCCTAAGGAAATCACCGAAAGCTGGGGTATCAGGAGAGTTGACCAGGTCATTGATATGCTCGGACTCATGGGCGATGCCGTCGATAATATTCCCGGAATTCCGGGAGTGGGTGAGAAGACCGCAGCGAAACTTCTTGAGGAATTTGATACCATCGAAAATTTATTGCTGAATAAAGACAAAGTGGCCGGTAAACTCAAAGACAAAATCATTGAGCACGAACACCTCGCGCTATTGAGTAAAAAACTCGCAACCATCGATATTCATGCGCCCATCCGCTTCGACGAAAAAATGTACCGGGTTGAAGGATTTGATAAAGCAAGACTGATGGAACTGTTCAAGCTGCTTGAATTCAGAAGTCTTGCAGATACCATACTGGGAGCGGCATTTAAACCTACACAATCCACTTTGTTTGCTGAAGAAGTTGCGCAGGAATCGTCTGCGTCTCAAACCGAGACGAAAGCTTATAAAATAGGCGAGCACGACATTCATTCAACGCCACATACCTATCATTTGGTCCAATCCGATGCAGAGATCCGCAATTTATTGAAAAGCCTCTCAGATGCTGCACTGATTTCGTTTGATACGGAAACCACCGGTATCGATGCCAATCAGGCAGAGCTGGTAGGCATGTCTTTTTGTATAAAAGCAGGAGAGGCCTATTATGTGCCGGTGCCTGCAGAGCAAAGTGAAGCCAGAAAATGCGTTAAACAATTTAAAGATCTGTTGGAAGACACAACAAAAAAATTCATCGGACAAAATATCAAGTACGATATGCTCATGATGAAATGGTATGAAGTGCATCTACCTGTTCCGGAATTCGATACGATGATTGCACATTATCTGATCGAACCCGATCAGCGGCATAAACTGGATTATCTCGCCGAAAGTTATCTCAACTATAAAATGGTTGCTATCGAAGAATTGATCGGGAAGAAAGGCGCGCAGCAAGGGTCCATGCGGGATGTCGAATTGGAAAAGATCAAAGAATATGCAGCGGAAGATGCCGATATGACTTTACAATTGCTTCCGGTTTTAAAAGAAGAAATTCAAAAGAATGAATTGGAAAGCGTTTTGCGCAAAATCGAACTTCCTCTGGTAAAAGTATTATGCGATCTGGAACATGCCGGCGTACGCATCGATGGTGATTTTCTGAATGATTATTCGAAAGTTCTCGAAAAACAAATTTATGCAGCCGAACAATTAATTTACCAAAAAGCAGGCGTGCGGTTTAATATCGCAAGTCCGAAACAAGTGGGCGAGGTGTTGTTTGATAAATTGAAGATTCCCTATAAATGGAAAAAGACAAGTACCAACCAATACAGCACCGATGAAGAAAAGTTAAGCGAATTGGCCGAAGAAAATGAAGTTGTTTACGACATTCTCGAATTCAGGAAATTATCAAAATTAAAATCGACTTACGTAGATGCTTTGCCTTTGATGATCAATCCCAAAACAGGCAGAGTGCATAGTTCGTTCAACCAGGCACGTGCAGCAACGGGCAGGCTCGCCAGCGAAAATCCGAATTTGCAGAATATTCCCATCAAGGACGAAGCGGGGCGGGAGATCCGCAAAGCTTTTATTCCCAGAGATGCAGATCATGTTCTGATTTCAGCTGATTATTCGCAAATAGAACTGAGACTGATTGCGGAAATCGCAAATGAAGAGATGATGCTCGATGCATTTATCAAAGAGCAGGATATCCATCGCGCTACGGCTGCAAAAGTCTATAATGTAGATTACGATCAGGTGACTGCCGATCAACGGCGCAATGCGAAAACGGTCAATTTTTCGATTTTATATGGTGCCGGTTCGACCAATATTTCAAGGCAATTGAACATCAGCCGCACCGATGCCAAAGATCTGATCGATCAATATTTTAAAACTTACAGCGGCTTGAAATCTTACATGGCCAATGTCGTGGAGAATGCAAGAACCCATGGATACGTTGCGACGATGCTCGGGCGCAAAAGAGTCTTGCGCGATATCAATTCTAAAAATGCACTCGCGCGAACCAATGCCGAGCGCGTGGCCATAAATACACCGATTCAGGGCACTGCTGCAGATATGATCAAGTTGGCGATGATACATATTCACGATCGTTTGAGAATAGAAAATCTGGAATCGAAAATGATTCTTCAGGTACACGATGAATTGGTTTTTGATGTTCCAAAAAGTGAATTAGAAAAAATGCAACAAATCATTCAATACGAAATGAAACATGCAATACCCGAATTAAAAGTGCCCATTGAAGTGGGAATCGGATTTGGAAACAATTGGCTGGAAGCACATTAA
- a CDS encoding acyltransferase produces MQGKHLYSIDMLRGLVALLVCLYHFTEGFFPEDDVFRFIFSRGYLGVEIFFIISGFVIPFTMYKSHYEHSHAGNFMLKRLIRIEPPYWCSIALIFLIEYVSTFFRHYKDKEIYFEWKPLLYHVLHINDFLETPWLRGIYWSLAIEVQYYLLMALIFPFILFRKFWQTVAVLFCFCLGRWLDADELVFYYGCHFVTGIVLFNYHIGDLNTKQVWIGLLFCFGITLWCFDIYHLSASVGSALFILYFNKMVSPLVFLGKISYSFYLIHIQVGWTLLDAIERSYPNTNLMRNMIISIAITILASWLFYLLIEKPSHHWAQKIRWGGKAESLKREAESGKLKA; encoded by the coding sequence ATGCAGGGAAAACACCTGTATTCTATCGACATGTTGCGGGGCCTGGTGGCCCTGTTGGTTTGTTTATATCATTTTACGGAAGGTTTCTTTCCGGAAGATGATGTGTTCAGATTTATTTTCTCGCGGGGCTATCTGGGAGTGGAGATCTTTTTTATCATCAGCGGATTTGTCATTCCTTTTACGATGTACAAATCTCATTATGAACATTCGCATGCCGGAAACTTCATGCTCAAAAGGTTGATCCGCATTGAGCCTCCCTATTGGTGCAGCATTGCCTTGATTTTTTTAATCGAGTATGTATCCACGTTTTTCAGACACTACAAGGATAAAGAAATCTATTTTGAATGGAAGCCGTTGCTTTATCATGTGCTCCACATCAATGATTTTCTGGAGACTCCTTGGCTGAGAGGGATCTATTGGAGTCTGGCTATTGAAGTCCAGTATTATCTTTTGATGGCATTGATTTTTCCGTTTATTTTATTTAGAAAATTCTGGCAAACTGTTGCGGTCCTGTTTTGCTTTTGCTTGGGACGCTGGTTGGATGCAGATGAATTGGTATTTTATTATGGCTGTCATTTTGTGACTGGTATTGTGCTTTTCAATTACCACATTGGTGATCTGAATACGAAGCAGGTTTGGATTGGTTTATTGTTTTGTTTTGGCATCACATTATGGTGTTTTGATATCTACCATTTATCGGCCAGTGTGGGATCCGCCTTATTCATTCTTTATTTTAACAAAATGGTATCTCCACTGGTATTTCTTGGAAAAATATCGTATTCGTTTTATCTGATCCACATTCAGGTGGGATGGACATTGTTGGATGCCATTGAGCGAAGTTATCCGAATACGAATTTGATGCGAAATATGATAATCAGTATTGCAATAACTATTCTTGCTTCGTGGTTGTTTTATCTGCTGATTGAAAAACCAAGCCATCATTGGGCGCAGAAAATAAGATGGGGAGGGAAGGCAGAAAGCTTAAAGCGGGAAGCTGAAAGCGGGAAGCTGAAAGCGTAA
- a CDS encoding UDP-3-O-(3-hydroxymyristoyl)glucosamine N-acyltransferase — protein sequence MQLAKALSVKDLAERFGMKIIGQRDQLILGINEIHKVRKGDLTFVDAEKYYAKSIHSAATTILINKETDCPEGKTLLVTDQPFEVYNQLVLESRPIVNQHQAISDSSWIHPTAHIDANVFIGHHAVIGAYSYIGANSVVGEYTVIGQHVNIQSGALIGTDAFYFKKTAEGFRKWRSCGRVVIHDHVDVGSGTTINKGVSGDTIIGEGTKIDCQVHIGHGVVIGKHCLLAAQVGIAGKTIVGDWVTMYGQVGVAQNLRIGDRVTLLAKSGVGKDLESGKTYFGAPCEEAREMMKEMVALKRMAREYKPK from the coding sequence ATGCAATTAGCAAAAGCATTATCCGTAAAAGACCTCGCAGAAAGGTTTGGGATGAAAATAATTGGCCAAAGAGACCAGCTCATTTTAGGCATCAATGAAATACATAAAGTGCGCAAGGGTGATCTGACATTTGTGGATGCCGAAAAATATTATGCAAAATCGATACATTCTGCAGCAACGACTATTTTGATCAATAAAGAGACGGATTGTCCGGAAGGAAAAACCCTATTGGTAACCGATCAGCCCTTCGAAGTGTATAATCAGCTGGTCCTTGAATCCAGACCCATTGTCAATCAGCATCAGGCGATTTCAGATTCATCCTGGATACATCCAACGGCACATATCGATGCGAATGTTTTTATCGGGCATCATGCGGTGATTGGAGCATATAGTTATATCGGGGCCAACAGCGTTGTCGGTGAATATACTGTGATTGGTCAACATGTAAACATACAATCCGGAGCACTCATCGGAACGGATGCTTTTTATTTTAAAAAAACAGCTGAGGGATTTCGAAAATGGAGATCCTGTGGTCGCGTAGTGATACACGATCACGTGGATGTAGGTTCAGGAACCACGATCAACAAAGGAGTAAGCGGAGATACAATCATTGGCGAAGGAACAAAGATAGATTGTCAGGTGCATATCGGTCACGGAGTTGTTATCGGTAAACATTGTTTGTTGGCGGCGCAGGTGGGCATCGCAGGAAAAACAATTGTGGGTGATTGGGTAACGATGTATGGACAAGTTGGGGTAGCACAAAATTTAAGAATTGGTGACCGGGTTACACTCCTTGCAAAATCCGGAGTTGGTAAAGACCTCGAATCCGGAAAAACCTATTTCGGAGCGCCCTGCGAAGAAGCCAGGGAAATGATGAAGGAAATGGTCGCGTTGAAAAGAATGGCAAGGGAATACAAACCCAAATAA
- a CDS encoding transketolase family protein, with protein MSWDTFQSSKKSATRNGFGEGLLQLGRQNEQVVALCADLIGSLKMDAFEKEFPDRFFQTGIAEANMMGMAAGMATVGKIPFTGTFANFSTGRVYDQIRQSIAYSGKNVKICASHAGLTLGEDGATHQILEDIGLMKMLPGMTVVVPADAEQTRQAVLAIAEHDGPVYLRFGRPDWPVFLENTKFEFGKAQLLKEGSDVTIIATGHLVWLALEAARELESRGIDCEVVNIHTIKPLDEEAILRSVMKTKRVVSCEEHQRNGGLGDSIAQLLVQKFPCKQAFVAVNDSFGESGKPLELLDKYGLGKTDIVHAVSALLA; from the coding sequence ATGTCCTGGGATACATTTCAATCTTCAAAAAAATCTGCAACGCGTAATGGATTTGGCGAAGGCCTTTTGCAACTGGGCCGTCAAAACGAACAAGTGGTAGCTTTGTGTGCGGACCTCATCGGTTCTTTGAAAATGGATGCTTTTGAAAAAGAATTTCCAGACAGGTTTTTTCAAACAGGAATTGCGGAAGCCAACATGATGGGTATGGCAGCCGGAATGGCAACTGTTGGTAAAATTCCATTTACCGGGACCTTTGCAAATTTCAGTACAGGGCGGGTGTACGACCAGATCAGGCAGTCCATTGCATATTCCGGAAAAAATGTGAAGATTTGTGCATCACATGCCGGACTTACTCTGGGAGAAGACGGAGCAACCCATCAGATTTTAGAAGACATTGGATTAATGAAGATGCTGCCTGGGATGACTGTGGTCGTTCCGGCAGATGCCGAACAAACCAGACAAGCGGTATTGGCTATTGCTGAACACGACGGACCGGTATACCTTCGGTTTGGCAGGCCCGACTGGCCTGTTTTTTTGGAAAACACAAAATTTGAATTTGGCAAAGCGCAGTTGCTTAAGGAAGGATCTGATGTGACCATCATCGCGACCGGCCATTTGGTCTGGCTGGCACTTGAAGCTGCCAGAGAGTTGGAATCCCGTGGAATTGATTGTGAAGTGGTCAATATACATACCATCAAACCCTTAGACGAAGAGGCAATCCTTAGATCCGTTATGAAAACCAAACGGGTAGTTTCCTGCGAAGAGCACCAGCGCAACGGAGGACTGGGAGACTCCATAGCTCAGCTTTTAGTCCAAAAGTTTCCTTGTAAACAGGCCTTTGTCGCAGTCAATGATTCTTTTGGTGAATCTGGTAAACCCCTTGAACTTCTCGATAAATATGGCCTTGGAAAAACAGATATCGTTCATGCAGTATCCGCTTTACTTGCTTAA
- a CDS encoding transketolase: MNVDGLKRLATQVRRDIIRQTNRCASGHPGGSLGCADFLTALYFRFLRKYLPFQMEGHGEDLFFLSNGHISPLFYSILARSGYFPLEELNTFRKINSRLQGHPTTHEGLPGVRVASGSLGQGLSVALGTALAKKLNQDPHFVYVLTGDGELQEGQIWEAAMAAAHYKADNLIVTVDWNGQQIDGPTHKVMNLGDLEAKWKSFGWEVLHMDGNDMSQVVTGLETAISKTNQQKPIVILMKTIMGFGVDFMMGTHKWHGVAPNDEQTVLALAQLEETMGDY, from the coding sequence ATGAATGTCGATGGTCTCAAACGTTTAGCAACTCAGGTCAGAAGAGATATCATTCGCCAAACCAACCGGTGCGCCAGCGGTCACCCGGGAGGTTCTCTGGGTTGTGCTGATTTTTTGACAGCCTTGTATTTCAGGTTTCTCCGAAAATATCTGCCTTTTCAAATGGAAGGCCACGGGGAAGACCTGTTTTTTCTTTCCAACGGACATATCTCCCCTCTTTTTTATTCCATCCTCGCCAGAAGTGGGTATTTCCCTCTAGAGGAATTAAATACATTTAGAAAAATCAACTCGAGATTACAAGGCCACCCAACCACCCATGAAGGACTACCCGGAGTAAGGGTTGCTTCCGGTTCTTTGGGTCAGGGACTCAGTGTGGCGCTCGGAACTGCGCTTGCTAAAAAATTAAACCAGGATCCTCATTTTGTATATGTACTCACTGGAGACGGCGAACTTCAGGAAGGCCAAATCTGGGAAGCAGCTATGGCTGCAGCACATTACAAAGCAGATAATCTGATCGTCACGGTCGATTGGAATGGCCAGCAAATAGATGGTCCAACCCATAAGGTAATGAACCTCGGGGATCTCGAAGCCAAATGGAAAAGTTTCGGCTGGGAAGTGCTGCACATGGATGGAAATGATATGTCGCAAGTTGTAACCGGTCTTGAAACCGCCATTTCAAAAACTAACCAACAAAAACCCATCGTGATTTTAATGAAAACCATCATGGGCTTCGGCGTTGATTTTATGATGGGCACGCACAAATGGCACGGTGTTGCTCCCAACGATGAACAAACAGTCCTTGCTCTGGCACAGCTGGAAGAGACGATGGGGGATTATTGA
- a CDS encoding CHRD domain-containing protein, with protein sequence MKSTITFLRSIAFLMFFVHSVYAENGQLLFIAEMNGNNEVPMVRTDASGLFTFLLSEDLSEMEIHGAFSNITGNVTGCHLHLGDRATNGPVFLNLTSFITGQRINAIVPVPALFLELATSGGLYVNLHSSVFPAGEIRGQLDWRAELIMPVVLLGSSQVPPVPAPGLGLGVLRVSPNLTRIDYQIMPIGLTGLPTAVHIHKGDANSTGPVIADLNSGTFITGVIDDQLTVIDVILNAFDTGVYVNIHTAAFPDGEIRGQVQSPAIFSGNAFLNGDQETPPVTTSARGYGYGVLGYPAFDTLYYLVISEGLDATNAHIHHAAAGQSGPVVAPLTPTPFPGVYSGSTALTRVQTLAFLKDELYFNIHTAANPAGEIRGQIQNNLLNVYAFDLCGDQEVPKKNVAGYGASHVAVNKAATELEYTVFAIDLNGDALSAHIHDAGFGANGSVLIPLELPNPYAAGVVDIQGTVAKKIESDGAYVNVHTAANPPGEIRGQIRRGLSCAVNVGTIQSEISEIKLKTNPVNYSLDVTMNSQRTLKGLIQIKDISGQTAKSFNLDIQSGSQQYKFPVDDLHPGFYILQINEKSGGMHSIKFIKI encoded by the coding sequence ATGAAATCAACAATTACTTTTTTGCGGTCTATTGCATTTTTAATGTTTTTTGTGCATTCGGTTTATGCAGAAAATGGGCAGCTGTTATTTATTGCAGAAATGAATGGCAATAATGAAGTACCCATGGTCCGGACCGATGCCAGCGGCTTATTTACCTTCCTGCTTTCTGAAGACCTCAGCGAAATGGAAATACATGGCGCATTTTCAAACATCACAGGCAATGTTACGGGTTGCCACCTTCACCTGGGTGACAGGGCCACCAACGGTCCTGTGTTTTTGAATCTTACATCATTTATTACCGGTCAAAGGATAAACGCTATAGTGCCTGTTCCTGCCCTGTTTCTGGAATTGGCGACTTCCGGCGGGCTCTATGTTAATCTGCATTCAAGTGTATTCCCTGCTGGCGAGATCAGGGGACAGCTGGATTGGAGAGCAGAATTGATCATGCCTGTGGTTTTACTGGGATCCAGCCAGGTTCCACCCGTGCCTGCTCCAGGTTTGGGTTTAGGTGTATTGAGAGTTTCTCCGAATTTGACGAGAATTGACTATCAAATCATGCCAATCGGTCTTACAGGACTTCCTACTGCCGTCCACATCCACAAGGGCGATGCAAATTCAACCGGTCCGGTGATCGCTGATCTGAATTCAGGAACATTTATCACCGGTGTCATCGATGATCAGTTAACAGTGATTGATGTGATCTTAAACGCTTTTGATACGGGTGTTTATGTCAATATACATACCGCAGCTTTTCCAGATGGAGAAATTAGGGGTCAGGTTCAATCGCCGGCAATATTCAGTGGCAATGCCTTTTTAAACGGGGACCAGGAAACACCACCTGTTACTACCTCAGCAAGAGGGTACGGATACGGTGTCCTGGGCTATCCTGCGTTTGATACCTTGTATTATCTCGTGATTTCAGAAGGATTAGATGCAACCAATGCACATATACACCATGCCGCTGCCGGACAGAGTGGACCGGTTGTGGCGCCACTGACTCCAACACCTTTCCCCGGAGTGTATTCCGGTTCGACTGCTTTAACTCGCGTGCAAACGCTGGCATTTCTGAAGGACGAATTGTATTTTAATATACACACCGCGGCAAACCCGGCTGGAGAAATCCGTGGACAAATTCAGAACAATTTGCTTAATGTATATGCTTTTGATTTGTGTGGCGATCAGGAAGTACCGAAGAAAAATGTTGCAGGGTATGGTGCATCGCATGTTGCGGTGAATAAAGCAGCTACAGAGTTGGAATATACAGTATTTGCCATTGACCTCAATGGGGATGCCCTTTCTGCGCATATTCACGACGCAGGATTTGGAGCCAATGGTTCTGTTTTAATTCCTCTCGAACTCCCGAATCCATATGCTGCAGGAGTCGTCGATATCCAGGGAACTGTAGCAAAGAAAATTGAGAGTGATGGAGCTTATGTGAATGTGCACACCGCTGCCAATCCACCGGGTGAAATTCGCGGTCAGATCAGACGAGGATTATCCTGTGCAGTTAATGTAGGAACCATTCAATCTGAAATTTCTGAAATTAAGCTGAAGACAAACCCTGTGAATTATTCTTTAGACGTAACAATGAATAGTCAGAGAACTTTGAAAGGTCTAATCCAAATCAAAGATATCAGCGGTCAAACTGCAAAATCCTTTAATCTGGATATTCAATCCGGAAGTCAGCAATACAAATTTCCGGTTGATGATTTACACCCGGGATTTTACATTTTGCAAATCAATGAAAAGAGCGGGGGTATGCATTCTATTAAATTTATTAAAATTTAG
- a CDS encoding esterase family protein: protein MKTVSTFFCLLIHFISHSTARVDTVQIYSTQMSRSFPALIFQPDVTEGSHEKYPVLYLLHGHSSDYSGWNYVEMQLRNWADQFKIIIVCPDGNYASWYVNSPVLPQSKFDTYISEEVRLYVERHYPALRDKNFRGITGVSMGGHGAIYLALKHPGLYGLAGSISGALDILPFPGEWNLEEVFGRFRGREDLWQKFSCLYLLDSHCHPDLRFRIDCGTDDFFIQANRQFQSKLKSMNLNHEYHESPGGHDIDYWIRAFEDQLRYFARQWTIRPRRFTHQSYGK, encoded by the coding sequence ATGAAAACAGTTAGTACATTCTTTTGCCTGCTTATCCATTTTATTTCACATAGCACTGCCAGAGTGGACACCGTTCAGATATATAGCACACAAATGAGCCGTTCTTTTCCAGCCCTCATCTTTCAACCAGATGTTACGGAAGGGAGCCATGAAAAATACCCGGTGCTTTATTTGCTCCATGGACACAGCAGCGATTACTCGGGTTGGAATTACGTAGAAATGCAATTGCGGAACTGGGCAGACCAATTTAAAATCATCATTGTTTGCCCGGATGGAAATTATGCGAGCTGGTATGTAAACAGTCCTGTACTTCCCCAGAGCAAATTCGATACCTATATTTCCGAAGAGGTCAGGCTGTATGTCGAACGGCACTATCCAGCCCTTCGGGATAAAAATTTCAGAGGGATAACGGGGGTGAGTATGGGCGGCCATGGGGCTATTTATTTGGCTTTGAAACATCCCGGGCTGTATGGCTTGGCAGGTAGCATCAGCGGGGCTTTGGATATCCTTCCGTTTCCCGGGGAATGGAATCTGGAAGAAGTATTCGGCAGGTTCAGAGGCCGTGAAGACCTCTGGCAAAAATTCAGTTGTCTCTATCTCCTGGATTCCCACTGCCATCCGGATTTAAGATTCAGAATTGACTGCGGTACCGATGATTTTTTTATACAGGCGAATCGTCAGTTTCAATCGAAATTAAAGTCGATGAATTTGAATCACGAATACCACGAAAGTCCGGGTGGCCACGACATTGACTATTGGATTCGCGCCTTTGAAGATCAGCTCCGGTATTTTGCCAGGCAATGGACGATTCGTCCAAGACGATTCACCCATCAGTCATATGGCAAATAA
- a CDS encoding PKD domain-containing protein translates to MPAPNFSSIPSYPHFRLGPVDESICDSLGIDNIPLARWRYEANAAELQTIHFFDLSNYDPSEWSWDFGDQASGSNIYSNLSNPVHRFSSPGVYRICLTVRNANGSGTQCKEVNILFTSNEQDLPKLKPSIQWQYYTQSHTLSIDAINLLTPVSIAIGNAHGHTLIHKHVKNLPAEISLVDFPPGVYWIKVIDSEKHLLFNKIIIP, encoded by the coding sequence TTGCCTGCTCCAAACTTTAGTTCCATTCCATCCTACCCCCATTTTAGGTTGGGACCGGTCGATGAAAGCATTTGCGACAGTCTTGGTATCGACAATATCCCACTGGCCCGATGGCGATACGAAGCCAATGCAGCTGAGCTACAAACTATTCATTTTTTTGATCTCTCAAACTACGATCCCAGCGAATGGTCCTGGGACTTTGGAGACCAAGCCAGCGGATCGAATATTTATTCAAATCTGTCCAATCCTGTACACCGCTTTTCAAGCCCGGGAGTATATCGCATCTGCCTCACTGTGCGCAATGCAAATGGTTCGGGTACTCAGTGCAAAGAGGTCAACATACTTTTTACCTCTAACGAACAAGATCTACCTAAATTAAAACCTAGCATTCAGTGGCAATATTATACTCAATCACATACCTTATCTATAGATGCAATCAACTTACTAACACCAGTTAGCATTGCAATTGGCAATGCTCATGGCCATACACTGATCCATAAACACGTTAAAAATCTACCGGCAGAGATTTCATTAGTTGATTTTCCTCCAGGAGTTTATTGGATAAAAGTTATAGATAGTGAGAAACACTTATTATTTAATAAAATAATAATTCCTTAA